The genomic window TGGGCCAGGGTCTTGGTTGTCTTGCTGAAGGCTGAGCTCTGTGGACATCGCCAGACACAGGGTGGGAGTTAGTGGTTCCCCTAGAGATCCAGGGCCAGGGTCTCCCAACCTCACCTCCCCAGAAGGGCCTAGTCTCCTTCTGCATCTTCCCAGCCTGTCTGCTCCCCTTCTCCACATAGCCTGCCCTGGAACCCTCCCAgcctgactcttggtctcagacACTGGTGTAGCCCTTGACTCACAGCCCTACAGACTCACCCCCAGTTAACAATACCAGCCCTTTACAAAGCTCCACAGCTCCATACGAAGGACTTCTTACTTCATGAGGCCTACCTGGAGCATATCTAGGCTAAAGGTGCCTCAACAAACTCACAGGCCTCACACGGCCCCACAGGCAAGCCTCAGACCCCACCAAGGAGACCCTGCGCACGGCCTGAGAACTTTCTCTCTGAGGACCCCTtctggcctctccctcccccatccctgcttcCCCAGGCCTCACACCATGTCCAGGAGTTGGTCAGAACGCTGCTCCAGCTCTGCCAGTTTTCCATCGCGCTCCAGGACCTTGTCGAAGTTGTTGAGCATGATTTCCGTCACCTCATCCGCCTGCCGCTGGCACCGTTCCAACTCTTTCCCTGCCTGGGCGCCAAGCCCAAGGTCAGAACTGCAGGAGGCCCCCACCTGATCCTGAGACCTAGCGGCCTCCTTGCCCCCactgtgtgtggggtggggatgaTGTATGGATAGGGTAACAGCATCTTACATGCAAGGGTATGATATGTACAGAGGGAAGGACCAGTCTCCTGAGTGTGTGTGGCTTGCCTCTGCTCTCACAGCTTCTCCTTGCCCATCAAGGCAGGTCCTAGGTCAGCCTTGGCTTTCAGCATCTCAGCATCCTCTGAGATGCCTCAGGATGGAAACCTCCCAGAATCTCACCCTCCCACAAAGCAGATACTTTGCTCACCCGCTCTAGGATGGCCTCTCCCCAATGTGTACCTGCCCTGTGGCTTCCCACTGGCCTAAGGAAGCACCAAAGAAGAGGGCACCAAGCTACATAGCTAGAAGCCAGACAGGGAGGAGATCTACCCCCACGGGGCTAGGAAGGTCACTTCAGACCACCACACATCATAGGTTCTGCCTaaccccacagacacacacagagaaacaaactGGGAAGATCAACCCTCCCTCTGACTGGTCAGGCCACTTCTGCCTCCTGGGATGACCCTGCTCCCGTATCAGTGCTCAAAACTGATTCCGTATCAGTGCTCAAAACTGATTCCCTGTCTGCCTGGGAACCTCAGCCTCCCTGGCCTTTGGCCTCAGCCTTCCAGCCACCCACTGTCTTCACTAGGGTCCAACTCACAGAGATGAGACCTACTCTTAGACTTCTCAGCTTGGGCAGCAACCACACCAGACAGAAGAACCCAGGTAATTTCAGAGGAAGGCAGATGCAGGGTTCAAgtggggag from Neofelis nebulosa isolate mNeoNeb1 chromosome 9, mNeoNeb1.pri, whole genome shotgun sequence includes these protein-coding regions:
- the VAMP5 gene encoding vesicle-associated membrane protein 5 isoform X2, whose product is MAGKELERCQRQADEVTEIMLNNFDKVLERDGKLAELEQRSDQLLDMSSAFSKTTKTLAQKKSWENIRCRIYLGLVVGGGLLVILIVLLAIFLPQSSEGSSAPQAQDAGAASGPGD
- the VAMP5 gene encoding vesicle-associated membrane protein 5 isoform X1, whose protein sequence is MLSSSLLFSQPPATSPLEPCICLPLKLPGFFCLVWLLPKLRSLRAGKELERCQRQADEVTEIMLNNFDKVLERDGKLAELEQRSDQLLDMSSAFSKTTKTLAQKKSWENIRCRIYLGLVVGGGLLVILIVLLAIFLPQSSEGSSAPQAQDAGAASGPGD